The following coding sequences lie in one Mercenaria mercenaria strain notata chromosome 5, MADL_Memer_1, whole genome shotgun sequence genomic window:
- the LOC123558601 gene encoding patched domain-containing protein 3-like isoform X1 — MPCSRMRFAEFYEYVEEKIGGVFSRYGRFVSRHAWKIIIVTVIVNAGLGVGMLNLKSDIDTGNVYYPIGSQARKDTDRVEEIFPDLSGSNFNSLQLTEEPQWARIIVKSKSGNILNRPELEEVKNIAENVLNITASSENGNVIKFTDVCAVTRGKCNIEGDLFWSPAFLLAVDNNNVMYPEFTTSKTGTQSYASDIGGKQTFDTTGKYLTGMEFIKVSFMIRTDGSSFEEKASKWVDKFNEYMESYTSNQLDIGYGHFKSRDEELDKNVAGDITLFSITFTLMITYACLTTLSSRCTDQVGQRMNLGFAGILAAGLAIVAGLGLCAAAGVTFVSIVGVMPFLIIGIGIDDMFILLSGLSEAQTKFSVGDKMAETLRIAGVGITITSLTDLIAFMAGAGSTFVAVRNFCIYTGVSVIFCYINNLTLFASCLAINERRLDANRHFMTCRRIKTKEQLRTEGASSKTVMCCGGTPPTNRYEAEGYLDKLPRWLIPKIVLKTPLKVIIILLFIGYLVAAIYGCIHMKQGLLLTNLVNEESYFYKFSKWDEEKFPRQSPVSFVIHGAYEYSKSQTKNMVDNLISDTQANRYFNDVFEVNWLETYGSSAYYISTSETAFITGLYKFINDPRYSRFENDVVIDSTKERITASRVYVLSAKLEDSQDEGKMMLEARAIAEAATINCFAFSPYFVAFEQYVAILGQSLQSVGIALAAVFVITCIFMPHPVLILFVTIAVTMIMVGVFGFLLYIDVTLSAITMIHMILSVGFSIDFTAHICHGYMISMAQTRDERVKHSIDKTGAPIFHGAVSSLLGIFVLFFAKSYIFRTFGIVMAFVLLFGITHALLLLPVVLSWFGPLRHNSVENEESMTDLNPRPTPI; from the exons GAAGTCAAGCTAGAAAGGATACAGATAGGGTAGAGGAAATTTTTCCTGACCTAAGTGGATCTAATTTCAACTCTCTGCAATTAACCGAAGAACCTCAATGGGCCAGGATAATTGTGAAATCAAAATCTGGAAACATATTAAACCGGCCGGAACTGGAAGAGGTGAAAAATATCGCGGAAAATGTACTGAACATCACAGCATCGAGCGAGAATGGAAATGTCATAAAG tttacaGATGTTTGTGCTGTCACGCGCGGTAAGTGTAACATTGAAGGTGATCTGTTCTGGAGCCCAGCTTTTCTTCTCGCCGTCGACAATAACAACGTGATGTATCCTGAATTCACAACTAGCAAGACCGGGACACAAAGCTATGCTTCTGATATAGGAG GGAAGCAAACATTTGATACTACAGGCAAGTACCTCACTGGGATGGAATTCATCAAAGTCAGTTTTATGATTCGAACTGATGGATCCAGTTTTGAAGAGAAAGCATCTAAATGG GTTGACAAGTTTAACGAATATATGGAGAGTTATACTTCAAACCAACTGGACATAGGATATGGTCATTTCAAATCACGTGATGAGGAATTGGATAAGAATGTGGCTGGAGATATAACTTTATTCTCCATAACCTTTACTTTGATGATTACTTATGCTTGTCTAACAACGTTGTCATCAAG ATGCACAGATCAAGTCGGACAGAGGATGAATCTTGGTTTCGCTGGCATACTTGCTGCTGGACTGGCTATTGTGGCTGGGCTTGGGCTTTGTGCTGCGGCTGGTGTGACGTTTGTTAGCATTGTCGGTGTTATGCCCTTCCTTATAATAG GCATTGGGATAGACGACATGTTTATATTGCTGTCTGGACTGTCAGAGGCACAGACCAAATTTAGTGTAGGGGACAAAATGGCGGAAACATTACGTATTGCTGGCGTAGGAATCACAATTACATCTTTGACCGATCTTATAGCGTTCATGGCTGGAGCCGGATCTACTTTTGTAGCAGTTAGGAATTTCTGTATTTATACAG GTGTTTCAGTCATCTTTTGCTATATCAACAACCTCACCTTATTTGCATCTTGTTTGGCGATAAATGAACGCCGGTTAGACGCAAACCGCCATTTCATGACGTGCAGACGAATTAAGACAAAGGAGCAGCTCCGCACTGAAGGTGCCTCGTCTAAAACGGTTATGTGTTGTGGCGGAACACCACCTACAAACAGATATGAGGCTGAAGGATATCTAGATAAGCTTCCGCGCTGGCTTATACCTAAAATAGTTCTTAAAACACCATTGAAAGTCataatcattttactttttattggGTACCTGGTAGCGGCAATTTACGGATGCATTCATATGAAACAAGGCTTACTTTTGACTAATTTGGTAAATGAAGAGTCTTATTTCTACAAGTTTTCCAAGTGGGACGAAGAAAAATTTCCCCGTCAGTCGCCAGTGTCCTTTGTCATACATGGCGCGTATGAATACTCCAAAAGTCAAACAAAAAATATGGTAGACAACCTGATTTCCGATACTCAAGCGAATAGGTACTTTAATGATGTCTTTGAAGTAAACTGGCTTGAAACATATGGGAGTTCTGCATATTACATCAGTACCTCCGAAACTGCTTTCATTACAGgtctttataaatttataaacgaTCCTAGATATTCTAGATTTGAAAATGACGTTGTAATTGATTCAACAAAGGAAAGAATTACAGCTTCACGCGTTTATGTTCTATCGGCGAAACTCGAGGACAGTCAAGATGAAGGAAAGATGATGCTGGAGGCAAGAGCTATTGCTGAAGCAGCGACTATTAACTGTTTCGCCTTCTCGCCATATTTTGTAGCTTTTGAGCAATATGTTGCCATATTAGGACAAAGTTTACAGTCTGTAGGGATAGCGTTGGCGGCAGTATTTGTAATCACGTGCATATTTATGCCACATCcggttttaattttgtttgttaccATTGCCGTTACAATGATTATGGTGGGTGTCTTTGGGTTCCTGCTctacatagatgttactcttaGTGCAATAACAATGATACACATGATTCTAAGCGTAGGATTTTCCATTGATTTCACGGCACATATATGTCACGGCTACATGATCTCTATGGCACAAACTCGCGATGAAAGAGTCAAACATTCTATTGATAAAACTGGCGCACCGATTTTCCACGGAGCGGTTTCCTCTCTTCTTGGAATTTTTGTGCTATTTTTCGCAAAATCATATATCTTTAGAACTTTCGGAATAGTAATGGCGTTCGTGTTGTTGTTCGGAATAACGCATGCGCTGCTTCTACTTCCTGTTGTTCTGTCATGGTTCGGACCACTGAGACACAACTCGGTAGAAAACGAAGAAAGTATGACTGATTTAAACCCAAGACCGACACCAATCTGA
- the LOC123558601 gene encoding patched domain-containing protein 3-like isoform X3, protein MGQDNCEIKIWKHIKPAGTGRGEKYRGKCTEHHSIEREWKCHKDVCAVTRGKCNIEGDLFWSPAFLLAVDNNNVMYPEFTTSKTGTQSYASDIGGKQTFDTTGKYLTGMEFIKVSFMIRTDGSSFEEKASKWVDKFNEYMESYTSNQLDIGYGHFKSRDEELDKNVAGDITLFSITFTLMITYACLTTLSSRCTDQVGQRMNLGFAGILAAGLAIVAGLGLCAAAGVTFVSIVGVMPFLIIGIGIDDMFILLSGLSEAQTKFSVGDKMAETLRIAGVGITITSLTDLIAFMAGAGSTFVAVRNFCIYTGVSVIFCYINNLTLFASCLAINERRLDANRHFMTCRRIKTKEQLRTEGASSKTVMCCGGTPPTNRYEAEGYLDKLPRWLIPKIVLKTPLKVIIILLFIGYLVAAIYGCIHMKQGLLLTNLVNEESYFYKFSKWDEEKFPRQSPVSFVIHGAYEYSKSQTKNMVDNLISDTQANRYFNDVFEVNWLETYGSSAYYISTSETAFITGLYKFINDPRYSRFENDVVIDSTKERITASRVYVLSAKLEDSQDEGKMMLEARAIAEAATINCFAFSPYFVAFEQYVAILGQSLQSVGIALAAVFVITCIFMPHPVLILFVTIAVTMIMVGVFGFLLYIDVTLSAITMIHMILSVGFSIDFTAHICHGYMISMAQTRDERVKHSIDKTGAPIFHGAVSSLLGIFVLFFAKSYIFRTFGIVMAFVLLFGITHALLLLPVVLSWFGPLRHNSVENEESMTDLNPRPTPI, encoded by the exons ATGGGCCAGGATAATTGTGAAATCAAAATCTGGAAACATATTAAACCGGCCGGAACTGGAAGAGGTGAAAAATATCGCGGAAAATGTACTGAACATCACAGCATCGAGCGAGAATGGAAATGTCATAAAG ATGTTTGTGCTGTCACGCGCGGTAAGTGTAACATTGAAGGTGATCTGTTCTGGAGCCCAGCTTTTCTTCTCGCCGTCGACAATAACAACGTGATGTATCCTGAATTCACAACTAGCAAGACCGGGACACAAAGCTATGCTTCTGATATAGGAG GGAAGCAAACATTTGATACTACAGGCAAGTACCTCACTGGGATGGAATTCATCAAAGTCAGTTTTATGATTCGAACTGATGGATCCAGTTTTGAAGAGAAAGCATCTAAATGG GTTGACAAGTTTAACGAATATATGGAGAGTTATACTTCAAACCAACTGGACATAGGATATGGTCATTTCAAATCACGTGATGAGGAATTGGATAAGAATGTGGCTGGAGATATAACTTTATTCTCCATAACCTTTACTTTGATGATTACTTATGCTTGTCTAACAACGTTGTCATCAAG ATGCACAGATCAAGTCGGACAGAGGATGAATCTTGGTTTCGCTGGCATACTTGCTGCTGGACTGGCTATTGTGGCTGGGCTTGGGCTTTGTGCTGCGGCTGGTGTGACGTTTGTTAGCATTGTCGGTGTTATGCCCTTCCTTATAATAG GCATTGGGATAGACGACATGTTTATATTGCTGTCTGGACTGTCAGAGGCACAGACCAAATTTAGTGTAGGGGACAAAATGGCGGAAACATTACGTATTGCTGGCGTAGGAATCACAATTACATCTTTGACCGATCTTATAGCGTTCATGGCTGGAGCCGGATCTACTTTTGTAGCAGTTAGGAATTTCTGTATTTATACAG GTGTTTCAGTCATCTTTTGCTATATCAACAACCTCACCTTATTTGCATCTTGTTTGGCGATAAATGAACGCCGGTTAGACGCAAACCGCCATTTCATGACGTGCAGACGAATTAAGACAAAGGAGCAGCTCCGCACTGAAGGTGCCTCGTCTAAAACGGTTATGTGTTGTGGCGGAACACCACCTACAAACAGATATGAGGCTGAAGGATATCTAGATAAGCTTCCGCGCTGGCTTATACCTAAAATAGTTCTTAAAACACCATTGAAAGTCataatcattttactttttattggGTACCTGGTAGCGGCAATTTACGGATGCATTCATATGAAACAAGGCTTACTTTTGACTAATTTGGTAAATGAAGAGTCTTATTTCTACAAGTTTTCCAAGTGGGACGAAGAAAAATTTCCCCGTCAGTCGCCAGTGTCCTTTGTCATACATGGCGCGTATGAATACTCCAAAAGTCAAACAAAAAATATGGTAGACAACCTGATTTCCGATACTCAAGCGAATAGGTACTTTAATGATGTCTTTGAAGTAAACTGGCTTGAAACATATGGGAGTTCTGCATATTACATCAGTACCTCCGAAACTGCTTTCATTACAGgtctttataaatttataaacgaTCCTAGATATTCTAGATTTGAAAATGACGTTGTAATTGATTCAACAAAGGAAAGAATTACAGCTTCACGCGTTTATGTTCTATCGGCGAAACTCGAGGACAGTCAAGATGAAGGAAAGATGATGCTGGAGGCAAGAGCTATTGCTGAAGCAGCGACTATTAACTGTTTCGCCTTCTCGCCATATTTTGTAGCTTTTGAGCAATATGTTGCCATATTAGGACAAAGTTTACAGTCTGTAGGGATAGCGTTGGCGGCAGTATTTGTAATCACGTGCATATTTATGCCACATCcggttttaattttgtttgttaccATTGCCGTTACAATGATTATGGTGGGTGTCTTTGGGTTCCTGCTctacatagatgttactcttaGTGCAATAACAATGATACACATGATTCTAAGCGTAGGATTTTCCATTGATTTCACGGCACATATATGTCACGGCTACATGATCTCTATGGCACAAACTCGCGATGAAAGAGTCAAACATTCTATTGATAAAACTGGCGCACCGATTTTCCACGGAGCGGTTTCCTCTCTTCTTGGAATTTTTGTGCTATTTTTCGCAAAATCATATATCTTTAGAACTTTCGGAATAGTAATGGCGTTCGTGTTGTTGTTCGGAATAACGCATGCGCTGCTTCTACTTCCTGTTGTTCTGTCATGGTTCGGACCACTGAGACACAACTCGGTAGAAAACGAAGAAAGTATGACTGATTTAAACCCAAGACCGACACCAATCTGA
- the LOC123558601 gene encoding patched domain-containing protein 3-like isoform X2 codes for MRFAEFYEYVEEKIGGVFSRYGRFVSRHAWKIIIVTVIVNAGLGVGMLNLKSDIDTGNVYYPIGSQARKDTDRVEEIFPDLSGSNFNSLQLTEEPQWARIIVKSKSGNILNRPELEEVKNIAENVLNITASSENGNVIKFTDVCAVTRGKCNIEGDLFWSPAFLLAVDNNNVMYPEFTTSKTGTQSYASDIGGKQTFDTTGKYLTGMEFIKVSFMIRTDGSSFEEKASKWVDKFNEYMESYTSNQLDIGYGHFKSRDEELDKNVAGDITLFSITFTLMITYACLTTLSSRCTDQVGQRMNLGFAGILAAGLAIVAGLGLCAAAGVTFVSIVGVMPFLIIGIGIDDMFILLSGLSEAQTKFSVGDKMAETLRIAGVGITITSLTDLIAFMAGAGSTFVAVRNFCIYTGVSVIFCYINNLTLFASCLAINERRLDANRHFMTCRRIKTKEQLRTEGASSKTVMCCGGTPPTNRYEAEGYLDKLPRWLIPKIVLKTPLKVIIILLFIGYLVAAIYGCIHMKQGLLLTNLVNEESYFYKFSKWDEEKFPRQSPVSFVIHGAYEYSKSQTKNMVDNLISDTQANRYFNDVFEVNWLETYGSSAYYISTSETAFITGLYKFINDPRYSRFENDVVIDSTKERITASRVYVLSAKLEDSQDEGKMMLEARAIAEAATINCFAFSPYFVAFEQYVAILGQSLQSVGIALAAVFVITCIFMPHPVLILFVTIAVTMIMVGVFGFLLYIDVTLSAITMIHMILSVGFSIDFTAHICHGYMISMAQTRDERVKHSIDKTGAPIFHGAVSSLLGIFVLFFAKSYIFRTFGIVMAFVLLFGITHALLLLPVVLSWFGPLRHNSVENEESMTDLNPRPTPI; via the exons GAAGTCAAGCTAGAAAGGATACAGATAGGGTAGAGGAAATTTTTCCTGACCTAAGTGGATCTAATTTCAACTCTCTGCAATTAACCGAAGAACCTCAATGGGCCAGGATAATTGTGAAATCAAAATCTGGAAACATATTAAACCGGCCGGAACTGGAAGAGGTGAAAAATATCGCGGAAAATGTACTGAACATCACAGCATCGAGCGAGAATGGAAATGTCATAAAG tttacaGATGTTTGTGCTGTCACGCGCGGTAAGTGTAACATTGAAGGTGATCTGTTCTGGAGCCCAGCTTTTCTTCTCGCCGTCGACAATAACAACGTGATGTATCCTGAATTCACAACTAGCAAGACCGGGACACAAAGCTATGCTTCTGATATAGGAG GGAAGCAAACATTTGATACTACAGGCAAGTACCTCACTGGGATGGAATTCATCAAAGTCAGTTTTATGATTCGAACTGATGGATCCAGTTTTGAAGAGAAAGCATCTAAATGG GTTGACAAGTTTAACGAATATATGGAGAGTTATACTTCAAACCAACTGGACATAGGATATGGTCATTTCAAATCACGTGATGAGGAATTGGATAAGAATGTGGCTGGAGATATAACTTTATTCTCCATAACCTTTACTTTGATGATTACTTATGCTTGTCTAACAACGTTGTCATCAAG ATGCACAGATCAAGTCGGACAGAGGATGAATCTTGGTTTCGCTGGCATACTTGCTGCTGGACTGGCTATTGTGGCTGGGCTTGGGCTTTGTGCTGCGGCTGGTGTGACGTTTGTTAGCATTGTCGGTGTTATGCCCTTCCTTATAATAG GCATTGGGATAGACGACATGTTTATATTGCTGTCTGGACTGTCAGAGGCACAGACCAAATTTAGTGTAGGGGACAAAATGGCGGAAACATTACGTATTGCTGGCGTAGGAATCACAATTACATCTTTGACCGATCTTATAGCGTTCATGGCTGGAGCCGGATCTACTTTTGTAGCAGTTAGGAATTTCTGTATTTATACAG GTGTTTCAGTCATCTTTTGCTATATCAACAACCTCACCTTATTTGCATCTTGTTTGGCGATAAATGAACGCCGGTTAGACGCAAACCGCCATTTCATGACGTGCAGACGAATTAAGACAAAGGAGCAGCTCCGCACTGAAGGTGCCTCGTCTAAAACGGTTATGTGTTGTGGCGGAACACCACCTACAAACAGATATGAGGCTGAAGGATATCTAGATAAGCTTCCGCGCTGGCTTATACCTAAAATAGTTCTTAAAACACCATTGAAAGTCataatcattttactttttattggGTACCTGGTAGCGGCAATTTACGGATGCATTCATATGAAACAAGGCTTACTTTTGACTAATTTGGTAAATGAAGAGTCTTATTTCTACAAGTTTTCCAAGTGGGACGAAGAAAAATTTCCCCGTCAGTCGCCAGTGTCCTTTGTCATACATGGCGCGTATGAATACTCCAAAAGTCAAACAAAAAATATGGTAGACAACCTGATTTCCGATACTCAAGCGAATAGGTACTTTAATGATGTCTTTGAAGTAAACTGGCTTGAAACATATGGGAGTTCTGCATATTACATCAGTACCTCCGAAACTGCTTTCATTACAGgtctttataaatttataaacgaTCCTAGATATTCTAGATTTGAAAATGACGTTGTAATTGATTCAACAAAGGAAAGAATTACAGCTTCACGCGTTTATGTTCTATCGGCGAAACTCGAGGACAGTCAAGATGAAGGAAAGATGATGCTGGAGGCAAGAGCTATTGCTGAAGCAGCGACTATTAACTGTTTCGCCTTCTCGCCATATTTTGTAGCTTTTGAGCAATATGTTGCCATATTAGGACAAAGTTTACAGTCTGTAGGGATAGCGTTGGCGGCAGTATTTGTAATCACGTGCATATTTATGCCACATCcggttttaattttgtttgttaccATTGCCGTTACAATGATTATGGTGGGTGTCTTTGGGTTCCTGCTctacatagatgttactcttaGTGCAATAACAATGATACACATGATTCTAAGCGTAGGATTTTCCATTGATTTCACGGCACATATATGTCACGGCTACATGATCTCTATGGCACAAACTCGCGATGAAAGAGTCAAACATTCTATTGATAAAACTGGCGCACCGATTTTCCACGGAGCGGTTTCCTCTCTTCTTGGAATTTTTGTGCTATTTTTCGCAAAATCATATATCTTTAGAACTTTCGGAATAGTAATGGCGTTCGTGTTGTTGTTCGGAATAACGCATGCGCTGCTTCTACTTCCTGTTGTTCTGTCATGGTTCGGACCACTGAGACACAACTCGGTAGAAAACGAAGAAAGTATGACTGATTTAAACCCAAGACCGACACCAATCTGA